A section of the Gloeobacter violaceus PCC 7421 genome encodes:
- a CDS encoding DUF3084 domain-containing protein: MVAGFLLILAVLILGGGIATVGDRIGSMVGKKRLSLFKLRPRDTATLVTVFTGVMIAGVSLALVLLVSDRVQFALFNYDQVQSRLRDATRQQAAAEKELLAVQSQRTEERRALQSALAERRQAETNLQSINRQLTEARSQQEQSERKLAQNQKLLATLETQKAAVQKNAQVLRQAVQTLNGEQRRLATSLQRSRKDLVQLARQKKKLERENETLFYIAAELAKKVAASQATTNRLRSRTELIFEAEEAVAKAKVPGGRGMAETQRIFDEFLSEVQKQALKAGAQPEPEAGCKSAVCMSAEEARRILQQLAAPGDHALQLISIDNSLKGEPVWVFGQVRPNQLLFEEGRVIAARQIDRNVLNDEEKLRVTLVDLFNEANRQARDAGILTSGRDAKVGEFLYRDLERMIEELRSQPGNGAVTLQAVSKQDVYTLGPLSLKLVAMQNGRILSKAG; the protein is encoded by the coding sequence ATGGTAGCTGGTTTTTTGCTCATTCTGGCCGTGCTGATTCTTGGAGGCGGGATTGCCACCGTCGGCGACCGCATCGGCTCGATGGTGGGCAAAAAACGGTTGAGTCTATTCAAGCTGCGGCCCCGGGACACCGCCACGCTGGTGACCGTCTTTACCGGGGTGATGATCGCCGGGGTTTCACTGGCACTGGTGCTGCTGGTCTCCGACCGGGTGCAGTTCGCGCTCTTTAACTACGACCAGGTGCAGTCGCGCCTGCGCGATGCGACCCGCCAACAGGCAGCGGCCGAAAAAGAACTGTTGGCCGTCCAAAGTCAGCGCACCGAAGAGCGCCGTGCCCTCCAATCGGCCCTTGCCGAGCGCCGTCAGGCGGAGACGAACTTGCAGAGCATCAACCGGCAACTGACCGAGGCGCGCTCCCAGCAAGAACAAAGCGAACGCAAGCTTGCTCAGAACCAGAAGTTGCTTGCCACCCTCGAGACCCAAAAAGCCGCCGTCCAAAAAAATGCTCAGGTGCTGCGACAGGCGGTGCAGACGCTCAATGGCGAGCAAAGGCGGCTGGCTACTTCTTTGCAGCGCAGCCGCAAAGACCTGGTCCAGTTGGCGCGCCAGAAAAAGAAACTGGAGCGGGAGAACGAGACGCTTTTTTATATCGCCGCCGAACTGGCCAAAAAAGTGGCGGCCTCCCAGGCGACGACCAATCGCCTGCGCAGCCGCACCGAACTGATTTTCGAAGCCGAAGAGGCGGTCGCCAAGGCGAAGGTACCGGGCGGGCGGGGTATGGCTGAGACCCAGCGCATCTTCGACGAATTTCTCAGCGAAGTCCAGAAGCAAGCCCTCAAAGCCGGCGCCCAGCCGGAACCGGAGGCGGGCTGCAAAAGTGCGGTGTGCATGAGCGCCGAAGAGGCCCGCCGCATCCTGCAGCAACTCGCCGCCCCCGGCGATCACGCCCTGCAGCTGATTTCGATTGACAACTCTCTCAAAGGCGAGCCGGTCTGGGTCTTCGGACAGGTCCGCCCCAACCAGCTGTTGTTCGAGGAAGGACGGGTGATCGCCGCCCGCCAGATCGATCGTAATGTTCTGAACGACGAAGAAAAACTGCGCGTAACGCTGGTGGATCTCTTCAACGAGGCGAACCGCCAGGCCCGCGACGCCGGTATCCTCACCAGCGGTCGCGACGCCAAGGTGGGCGAATTTTTGTACAGAGACCTGGAGCGGATGATCGAAGAGCTGCGCTCGCAACCCGGCAACGGCGCCGTCACCCTCCAGGCCGTCTCCAAGCAGGATGTCTACACCCTTGGTCCCCTCAGCCTCAAACTCGTAGCGATGCAAAACGGCCGTATTCTCAGCAAGGCCGGGTAA
- a CDS encoding TIGR04282 family arsenosugar biosynthesis glycosyltransferase yields MKHPALIVFAKTPVPGRVKTRLCPPLTPEQACRLYAAFLSDILGEAARLTQWRRVIAYAGDPDWFAPWGGDFELLEQQGADLGERLLHAFEAVGTPAVGIGSDSPHLDSEIYRVAAERLEQVPVVIGPCTDGGYYLIALARPVDLFTAMPMGTDRLLAATLGRGRNLDLAMELLGEDSDIDTWADVQAVRAKLPAHSRRTLAAIEAELAR; encoded by the coding sequence GTGAAGCATCCTGCCTTGATCGTCTTTGCTAAAACCCCAGTTCCAGGGCGGGTCAAAACTCGTCTATGTCCGCCTTTGACTCCTGAGCAAGCCTGTCGGCTCTACGCTGCGTTTTTGAGCGATATCCTGGGCGAAGCTGCCCGCCTTACCCAGTGGCGGCGGGTGATCGCCTACGCGGGCGATCCAGACTGGTTCGCACCCTGGGGTGGGGATTTTGAACTGTTGGAGCAACAGGGGGCGGATCTGGGTGAGCGCCTGCTCCATGCCTTCGAGGCGGTGGGCACCCCGGCGGTGGGCATCGGCAGCGACAGCCCCCACCTTGATAGTGAGATTTACCGTGTCGCTGCCGAACGTCTGGAGCAGGTGCCGGTGGTCATTGGACCCTGTACCGACGGCGGTTATTACCTGATCGCCCTCGCCCGGCCGGTGGATTTGTTTACAGCTATGCCCATGGGCACCGATCGGTTGCTCGCAGCCACCCTTGGGCGCGGCCGGAATCTGGATCTGGCGATGGAGTTACTTGGCGAAGATAGCGACATCGACACCTGGGCCGATGTGCAGGCGGTGCGCGCCAAGCTGCCTGCCCACTCGCGCCGGACCCTCGCCGCCATCGAGGCGGAACTGGCCCGGTAA
- the acpP gene encoding acyl carrier protein, protein MEVYQRVKKIVVEQLSVEESEVTSESSFANDLGADSLDQVELVMALEQEFETEIPDEDAEKITTVGDAVTYVLKRGSEV, encoded by the coding sequence GTGGAAGTTTATCAACGCGTCAAGAAGATCGTCGTGGAGCAACTGTCCGTCGAGGAGTCGGAGGTGACTTCCGAATCGAGCTTTGCCAACGACCTCGGTGCCGATTCCCTCGACCAGGTGGAACTGGTCATGGCACTTGAACAGGAGTTTGAAACCGAAATCCCGGACGAAGACGCCGAAAAGATCACCACCGTCGGCGACGCCGTCACATATGTGCTCAAGCGCGGCAGCGAAGTTTAA
- a CDS encoding phosphoglycerate kinase, with amino-acid sequence MAKKTVEALGAADLKGKRALVRVDFNVPLDESGQITDDTRIRAALPTIGMLTGGGARVILVSHLGRPKGFDDQLRLTPVAKRLGELLGQTVYKADDVIGPEVEEAVKKLEDGDVLLLENVRFYPEEEKNNPEFAQKLAGLAELYVNDAFGTAHRAHASTEGVARYLRPAVAGLLLQKELEYLGKALESPERPVLAIMGGAKVSDKIQLIQNMLTKVDSILIGGAMAYTFLKAQGVDVGASRCETSTTKKDGTTVDLLQLALDLLAEAKERGVTFLLPVDHRTNDKFGDLADPPVTPDANIPEGQMALDIGPKTEELYVAEVQKSGTVIWNGPMGVFELPGFSKGTFAVAHALAESDNLSIVGGGDSASAAEKAGVVDKLSHVSTGGGASLEFLEGKTLPGVAALDEA; translated from the coding sequence GTGGCGAAGAAAACGGTTGAGGCCCTGGGGGCGGCGGACCTCAAGGGTAAGCGGGCTCTGGTGCGGGTTGATTTTAATGTTCCCCTCGACGAGAGCGGCCAGATCACAGACGATACGCGCATTCGCGCTGCGTTGCCCACCATTGGAATGTTGACCGGTGGGGGGGCGCGGGTAATCCTGGTGAGCCACCTGGGGCGTCCCAAGGGTTTTGACGATCAGTTGCGCCTCACGCCGGTGGCCAAGCGCCTGGGCGAACTGCTCGGCCAGACGGTCTACAAAGCCGACGACGTGATTGGCCCGGAAGTCGAAGAAGCGGTCAAGAAGCTCGAAGACGGCGATGTGCTGCTGTTGGAGAACGTGCGCTTCTACCCGGAAGAAGAAAAAAACAACCCCGAATTTGCCCAGAAGCTCGCGGGCCTCGCCGAACTTTATGTCAACGACGCCTTCGGCACCGCCCACCGCGCCCACGCCTCCACCGAAGGCGTGGCGCGCTACTTGCGCCCGGCGGTGGCGGGGCTGCTTTTGCAAAAAGAACTCGAATACCTGGGCAAAGCCCTCGAAAGCCCGGAACGGCCGGTGCTTGCCATCATGGGCGGCGCCAAAGTGAGCGACAAGATTCAGCTTATCCAGAACATGCTCACCAAGGTCGATTCGATCTTGATCGGCGGGGCGATGGCCTACACGTTCCTCAAAGCCCAAGGCGTGGATGTGGGAGCTTCCCGCTGCGAGACGAGCACCACCAAAAAGGACGGCACGACCGTCGATTTGCTCCAGCTGGCCCTCGACCTGCTTGCCGAGGCGAAGGAACGGGGCGTCACCTTCTTGCTGCCGGTCGACCACCGCACCAACGATAAGTTTGGTGACCTTGCCGACCCGCCGGTCACCCCCGATGCCAACATCCCGGAGGGCCAGATGGCCCTGGACATCGGTCCCAAGACCGAGGAACTCTACGTGGCCGAAGTCCAAAAATCGGGCACGGTGATCTGGAACGGTCCGATGGGCGTCTTCGAACTGCCGGGATTCAGCAAAGGCACCTTCGCGGTGGCCCATGCCCTGGCTGAGAGCGACAACCTCTCGATCGTGGGCGGCGGCGACAGCGCCTCGGCGGCCGAGAAAGCCGGTGTGGTCGACAAGCTCAGCCACGTGAGCACCGGTGGCGGTGCCTCGCTCGAATTTCTCGAAGGCAAGACCCTGCCCGGGGTAGCGGCCCTCGACGAAGCCTGA
- a CDS encoding B12-binding domain-containing radical SAM protein, translated as MSPSAAAQADRRTRYRPRHTRRILCVFPAYSPSFGTFEHAYPLMGSVRAFMPPQGILVVAAYLPAQWEVRFIDENMRPARSEDYRWADAVIVSGMHIQRPQIRKINELAHRWGKITALGGPSVSGCPEYYPDFDLIHIGELGDATDRMIEYIDMHTERPASQMRFETAERLPLDRFPIPAYDKINLGNYFLGSVQFSSGCPYACEFCDIPALYGRNPRLKTPEQVTAELDAMLRSGNPGAVYFVDDNFIGNRRAVADLLPHLIDWQKRNGYPVQFACEATLNIAQSPKILEMMREAYFCTVFCGIETPEPDALKSISKTHNLSMPILEAIGTLNSYGMEVVSGIIIGLDTDTPETGERILEFIRLSQLPMLTINLLHALPRTPLWDRLQQEGRLVSEVEGRESNVEFLLPHDQVVEMWRRCITAAYSPEFLYERFAYNCEHTYPNRIAVPNSPERTSWANIQKGLTILANLLIKVGVLSDYRETFWKMAVPALRSGRIEELIHVGLVGHHLISFAQQCAVGKESASFYSQKVRTASH; from the coding sequence GTGAGCCCATCTGCCGCCGCCCAGGCCGATCGCCGCACGCGCTATCGCCCGCGCCACACCCGGCGGATCCTCTGTGTCTTCCCGGCCTACAGTCCTTCTTTTGGAACCTTCGAGCACGCCTATCCGCTGATGGGGTCGGTGCGCGCCTTCATGCCTCCGCAGGGGATTCTGGTGGTGGCGGCCTACCTGCCCGCCCAGTGGGAGGTGCGCTTTATCGACGAGAATATGCGCCCGGCCCGCTCGGAGGACTACCGTTGGGCGGACGCGGTGATCGTCAGCGGCATGCACATCCAGCGTCCGCAGATCCGCAAGATCAACGAACTGGCGCACCGCTGGGGCAAGATCACCGCCCTGGGCGGCCCCTCGGTCTCCGGCTGCCCGGAGTACTACCCGGATTTCGACTTGATTCACATCGGCGAACTGGGCGACGCCACCGACCGGATGATCGAGTACATCGACATGCACACCGAACGGCCGGCAAGTCAGATGCGCTTCGAGACGGCCGAGCGCCTGCCCTTGGACCGCTTTCCGATTCCCGCCTACGACAAAATCAACCTGGGTAACTACTTTTTGGGCAGCGTCCAGTTTTCGAGCGGCTGCCCCTACGCCTGCGAATTTTGCGACATCCCGGCCCTGTACGGCCGCAATCCCCGCCTGAAGACCCCTGAGCAGGTGACGGCCGAACTCGACGCGATGCTGCGCTCGGGCAACCCGGGGGCGGTCTACTTCGTAGACGACAACTTTATCGGCAACCGCCGCGCGGTTGCCGACCTGCTGCCGCACCTCATCGACTGGCAAAAGCGCAACGGCTATCCAGTCCAGTTCGCCTGCGAAGCGACCCTCAACATCGCCCAAAGCCCCAAGATTCTGGAGATGATGCGCGAGGCATACTTCTGCACGGTCTTCTGCGGCATCGAGACCCCCGAACCCGACGCGCTCAAATCGATCTCCAAAACCCACAACCTGAGCATGCCGATCCTGGAGGCCATCGGCACCCTGAACAGCTACGGCATGGAGGTCGTCTCGGGGATCATCATCGGTCTTGACACCGACACCCCCGAGACTGGCGAGCGCATCCTCGAATTTATCCGCCTCTCGCAGCTGCCGATGCTCACGATCAATCTGCTGCACGCCCTGCCGCGCACACCGCTGTGGGATCGGCTCCAGCAAGAAGGCCGCCTGGTGAGCGAGGTCGAGGGCCGCGAGTCGAACGTCGAATTTTTGCTCCCCCACGATCAAGTGGTCGAGATGTGGCGCCGCTGCATCACCGCCGCCTACAGCCCCGAATTTCTCTACGAGCGATTCGCGTACAACTGCGAGCACACCTACCCCAACCGCATCGCTGTGCCCAACAGCCCCGAGCGCACCAGTTGGGCGAATATCCAGAAGGGACTGACGATCCTGGCCAACCTGCTCATCAAAGTCGGTGTGCTGAGCGATTACCGCGAGACGTTCTGGAAGATGGCGGTCCCTGCCCTGCGCTCCGGCCGCATCGAGGAGCTGATCCACGTCGGCCTGGTGGGTCACCACCTGATTTCTTTTGCCCAACAGTGCGCCGTCGGCAAAGAATCGGCGTCGTTCTATTCGCAGAAAGTCCGCACCGCAAGCCACTGA
- a CDS encoding ribokinase → MGSAKVVVAGSINMDIVVRAARHPQPGETLLGQSVQFFAGGKGANQAIAAYRLGTPVILIARVGDDGFGGSLRAFVSQEGLDTQRVLATAGASGTALITVADSGENTIVVVPGANDALSPVDVEVDIEPGDVLVSQCEIPAQTIEHFFVRGKRLGARTLLNAAPARPLAPTLAAAADVLVVNESELAILTGAAVDAEDAGTVIAAARSLQPAIENVVVTLGGRGAVACLGPVSETVPGRRVEVVVDTTGAGDGFVGALAARLAAGEPFAQALVFANAAASICVERPGAAASMPTMAEVLAVL, encoded by the coding sequence ATGGGCAGCGCGAAGGTGGTCGTAGCCGGCAGCATCAACATGGACATCGTCGTGCGCGCCGCGCGTCATCCACAGCCGGGCGAAACGCTCCTGGGCCAATCGGTGCAGTTTTTCGCGGGCGGCAAAGGCGCCAATCAGGCAATCGCGGCCTACCGTCTGGGGACGCCGGTCATATTGATCGCCCGGGTGGGAGACGACGGTTTCGGTGGAAGTCTGCGCGCCTTCGTAAGCCAGGAAGGCCTGGATACGCAACGGGTACTGGCGACGGCAGGAGCGAGCGGCACGGCGCTCATCACCGTAGCCGATAGCGGTGAGAACACAATCGTCGTCGTTCCCGGCGCCAACGACGCGCTGAGCCCGGTGGATGTCGAAGTGGATATCGAGCCGGGCGATGTGCTGGTGAGCCAGTGCGAGATCCCCGCCCAGACGATCGAACATTTTTTTGTCCGGGGAAAACGGCTGGGGGCGCGCACGCTTCTCAACGCCGCCCCTGCCCGGCCTTTAGCCCCGACCCTGGCGGCGGCGGCGGATGTTCTGGTTGTCAACGAGAGTGAACTGGCCATCCTCACTGGTGCGGCTGTCGATGCCGAGGATGCCGGGACGGTGATCGCCGCCGCCCGTTCGTTGCAACCTGCAATCGAAAATGTCGTGGTCACCCTCGGCGGGCGGGGAGCGGTGGCCTGCCTCGGGCCGGTGAGCGAGACGGTACCGGGGCGGCGGGTGGAAGTCGTGGTCGATACCACCGGGGCGGGGGACGGCTTCGTGGGTGCGTTGGCGGCCCGGCTGGCCGCCGGTGAGCCTTTTGCACAGGCACTCGTCTTCGCCAACGCCGCCGCTTCGATCTGCGTGGAGCGGCCCGGGGCCGCCGCCTCGATGCCGACCATGGCCGAGGTGCTGGCGGTGTTGTAG
- the murC gene encoding UDP-N-acetylmuramate--L-alanine ligase, with translation MNMSLDPLVTGEVSHFVGIGGIGMSGLALVLRSQGKRVSGSDLKPNLQTQRLEASGISVFYGHRAENLQGVTRLVYSSAIQPDNPELLAARRGGVAVRHRAQVLAQLAEGYRMIGVSGTHGKTTTSSLIAVMLYHCGLDPTVVVGGEVDELGGNARLGSGPHLVAEVDESDGSLVLFSPEVAVVTNIEGDHLDHYANLEQIVEAFQQYANQARVVVGCLDCQAVRDRMPLTVSYSLDGHPQADYTADRVSFTAQGTTARVLERGEVLGELSLKLLGRHNLANALAAVAVGRYLGLSFEQIAAGLREFRGAHRRFERIGERDDIVFVDDYAHHPSEVRATLAAARLQGRRVVAVFQPHRYSRSQLLLDEFGTAFGDADAVVVTEIYAAGEANTLGVSGELVARRIAAHHPDVHFEATSDSLKRHLEAHLRPGDLALFLGAGNLNRIIPELLQRAEPPALAL, from the coding sequence GTGAATATGTCGCTGGACCCGCTGGTAACGGGTGAGGTTTCTCATTTTGTCGGTATCGGTGGCATCGGCATGTCCGGCCTGGCTCTGGTATTGCGTTCGCAAGGAAAGCGCGTCAGCGGTTCGGATCTCAAGCCCAACCTGCAGACCCAGCGCCTGGAAGCCTCGGGCATCTCGGTGTTCTACGGCCACCGCGCCGAAAATCTGCAGGGAGTGACGCGGCTGGTCTATTCGAGCGCCATCCAACCCGACAACCCGGAACTGTTGGCGGCGCGCAGGGGAGGCGTCGCCGTCCGCCACCGCGCCCAGGTGCTCGCCCAACTGGCGGAAGGCTACCGGATGATCGGCGTGTCGGGTACCCACGGCAAGACCACCACCAGCAGCTTGATCGCGGTGATGCTTTACCACTGCGGCTTGGACCCGACGGTGGTGGTGGGAGGCGAAGTGGACGAACTGGGTGGCAACGCCCGTTTGGGATCCGGCCCGCACCTGGTGGCGGAGGTGGACGAATCGGATGGGTCGCTGGTGCTCTTTTCGCCGGAGGTGGCCGTGGTCACCAACATCGAGGGCGACCACCTCGACCATTACGCCAACCTCGAACAGATCGTCGAAGCTTTTCAGCAGTATGCCAATCAGGCGCGGGTGGTCGTAGGCTGCCTCGACTGCCAGGCGGTGCGCGACCGGATGCCGTTGACTGTGAGCTACAGCCTGGATGGTCACCCGCAGGCCGACTACACCGCCGACCGGGTGAGTTTCACCGCCCAGGGCACCACCGCCCGCGTCCTTGAGCGCGGCGAGGTATTGGGAGAATTGAGCCTCAAATTGTTGGGCCGCCACAATCTGGCCAACGCCCTGGCGGCGGTGGCGGTGGGCCGCTATCTGGGCCTCAGCTTCGAGCAGATTGCCGCCGGGCTGCGCGAATTTCGCGGTGCCCACCGCCGCTTTGAGCGGATCGGCGAGCGCGACGACATTGTCTTCGTAGACGATTACGCCCACCATCCGAGCGAAGTGCGTGCCACCCTGGCCGCCGCCCGCCTGCAGGGCCGCCGGGTGGTGGCGGTCTTTCAGCCCCACCGCTACAGCCGCTCGCAGCTGTTGCTCGACGAATTCGGTACGGCCTTCGGCGATGCCGACGCGGTGGTGGTCACCGAGATTTATGCCGCCGGGGAGGCAAACACCCTCGGTGTGAGCGGCGAATTGGTGGCCCGCAGGATTGCCGCTCACCACCCGGACGTGCACTTCGAGGCGACCAGCGACAGTCTCAAGCGCCACCTGGAGGCCCATCTGCGCCCCGGGGATCTGGCGCTATTTTTGGGGGCGGGCAACCTCAACCGGATCATTCCCGAACTGTTGCAGCGGGCGGAACCGCCGGCACTTGCCCTATGA
- the murB gene encoding UDP-N-acetylmuramate dehydrogenase, translating to MKDQLQPGVSLALLTAYQVGGPAEWYLQPTKAEVLDEALGWARRSELPVTVIGAGTNLLISDVGIGGLVVHLRSWRGTQILEEGLIEVKAGESIAALAFQTARRGWAGLEWAVGVPGSIGGAVVMNAGAHGAQFSDTLESVEVLTETGERRRVAAGELGLTYRSSLLQQRDWVVLSARLRLAPGHQPARLIEHIDEFNTFRHRTQPSGFPNCGSVFRNPGGEKKAGWMLDRSGLKGQSVGAAQVAEQHANFILNRGGATARDILTLMTRMRDRVVADWGIALKPEVRFLGRGLNWAG from the coding sequence ATGAAAGATCAGCTGCAGCCGGGGGTCTCACTGGCGCTGCTCACCGCGTACCAGGTGGGCGGCCCGGCCGAGTGGTATCTGCAGCCGACCAAAGCCGAGGTGCTCGACGAAGCCCTCGGTTGGGCACGCCGCTCCGAGTTGCCGGTCACGGTGATTGGGGCGGGGACCAATTTGCTGATTAGTGACGTGGGCATCGGTGGATTGGTCGTCCACCTGCGCAGCTGGCGGGGTACCCAGATCCTCGAAGAGGGGCTCATCGAAGTCAAAGCCGGCGAGTCGATCGCTGCTCTGGCCTTTCAGACGGCCCGCCGCGGCTGGGCGGGGCTGGAGTGGGCGGTGGGGGTGCCCGGCAGCATCGGGGGGGCCGTGGTGATGAACGCCGGAGCCCACGGCGCCCAATTTTCCGACACCCTCGAAAGTGTCGAAGTGCTCACCGAGACCGGCGAGCGGCGGCGGGTGGCGGCGGGGGAACTCGGGCTTACCTATCGCTCGTCGCTATTGCAGCAGCGCGATTGGGTGGTGCTCAGCGCCCGGCTGCGGCTTGCTCCCGGCCACCAACCGGCCCGCCTTATCGAGCACATCGACGAATTTAATACCTTTCGCCACCGCACCCAGCCCTCGGGCTTTCCCAACTGCGGCAGCGTCTTTCGCAACCCCGGCGGCGAGAAAAAAGCCGGCTGGATGCTCGACCGCTCCGGGCTCAAGGGCCAGAGCGTCGGGGCGGCCCAGGTGGCCGAGCAGCACGCCAACTTCATCCTCAACCGCGGCGGCGCCACTGCCCGCGACATCCTCACCCTGATGACCCGCATGCGCGACCGGGTCGTTGCGGACTGGGGCATTGCGCTCAAGCCGGAGGTGCGATTTTTGGGGCGTGGTTTGAACTGGGCGGGCTGA
- a CDS encoding GvpL/GvpF family gas vesicle protein has product MYAFAFLELPLPICPPIGWRGVPIEFIEVGSLAAAVDYTLPWRIIQNDDEQVLQAALLHDRVICDLFRQQPVLPLQFGTVFVSLDGLSHHLGRHGERYRERIRNLTGMGEYTLKLAPQLLHSHEDDFEQTDLELARLQGQLKERYSRIVDGSPQRGVERVHLLIPVCEESSLRQQVHDWQSEYRCWQLDILGPLPPYHFA; this is encoded by the coding sequence TTGTACGCATTTGCATTTTTGGAACTGCCGCTGCCCATCTGCCCGCCCATTGGCTGGCGCGGTGTTCCGATCGAATTTATCGAAGTCGGGTCGCTTGCGGCGGCGGTCGATTACACGCTGCCCTGGCGGATCATCCAGAACGACGACGAGCAGGTGTTGCAGGCGGCTTTGCTCCACGACCGGGTGATCTGCGACCTGTTTCGCCAACAACCGGTATTGCCGCTGCAATTCGGCACGGTCTTCGTCTCCCTCGATGGACTGTCCCATCACCTGGGGCGCCACGGCGAGCGCTACCGCGAGCGCATCCGCAACCTCACCGGCATGGGCGAATACACCCTCAAACTTGCCCCGCAACTTTTGCACAGCCACGAGGACGACTTCGAGCAAACGGATCTCGAACTCGCAAGGCTGCAGGGACAACTCAAAGAGCGCTACAGCCGCATCGTGGACGGCTCCCCCCAACGCGGCGTCGAGCGGGTTCACCTGCTCATCCCGGTCTGCGAAGAGAGTTCGCTGCGCCAGCAGGTCCACGACTGGCAAAGCGAGTACCGTTGCTGGCAACTCGACATCCTCGGCCCACTGCCGCCCTATCATTTCGCTTGA
- a CDS encoding protease pro-enzyme activation domain-containing protein: MPLLAALFADTVPLQAASQPETKQFSINLSGVGRTVYPGSVEQPVPATARAAKPDDPVQSFYVRLKEPTEANYKLVGDWFTAQGLKVRRLGKTLPLSVSGTVARVSRALRVEIAETFSAGKLVRWARTAASLPGDIARYVEAIWGLQPVSKTAGECQAGSSFSLGPNNFAKCSPPAPEQPPFNRALPCRPGPFMDCAPSTPAGQP; this comes from the coding sequence GTGCCACTCCTTGCAGCGCTTTTTGCCGACACGGTGCCGCTTCAGGCTGCTTCACAACCGGAAACCAAGCAGTTTTCAATCAACCTGTCCGGTGTGGGTCGAACAGTCTATCCAGGTAGCGTCGAGCAACCGGTACCCGCCACGGCCCGGGCCGCCAAGCCGGACGATCCGGTGCAGTCGTTTTATGTCCGCCTCAAGGAACCCACCGAGGCCAACTACAAGCTCGTCGGCGACTGGTTTACCGCTCAGGGGCTTAAGGTGCGCCGTCTGGGCAAGACTCTGCCGCTGTCGGTGAGTGGCACCGTTGCCCGGGTGAGCAGAGCACTGCGGGTCGAAATTGCCGAGACCTTCAGCGCCGGTAAGCTGGTGCGCTGGGCGCGTACTGCTGCGAGTTTACCAGGTGATATTGCCCGTTACGTGGAGGCCATCTGGGGGTTGCAGCCTGTTTCTAAGACCGCGGGCGAGTGCCAGGCCGGTTCCTCATTCAGCCTCGGGCCAAACAATTTTGCCAAATGCTCACCGCCTGCTCCTGAACAACCGCCCTTCAACCGCGCTCTTCCCTGCAGGCCCGGCCCGTTTATGGACTGTGCACCGAGCACCCCCGCCGGACAGCCCTGA
- a CDS encoding pyridoxal-phosphate-dependent aminotransferase family protein has protein sequence MDDKLFLMIPGPTPMPERALLAMAKAPIGHRSGEFAKIMAEVSENLKWLHQTASEVLMLSSSGTGALEAAIINACSPGDRVLVGANGKFGERWVEVAQAFGLDVEVIFAPYGQPLSTDAFKAALEADTDKTIKAVVVTHSESSTGVINDLETIVGYIRAHGEALSIVDAVTSLGATSVPVDAWGLDFVGSGSQKAYMIPPGLGFLAVSERGWAACERSTMPRYYFDLRKYRKALKKNNTPFTTPVNLVFALQTTLQMLRAEGLDALFARHARLRDATRAALRALGLALFNPDDHSASPAITAVVPPEGIACDKLRATLKKHYDIVIAGGQGEMEGQIVRIGHLGFVGERDVLTAIAALEGALRTLGYDGFTPGSGVAAASAVLFG, from the coding sequence ATGGACGACAAGTTGTTTTTGATGATTCCCGGTCCGACGCCGATGCCGGAGCGGGCGCTCTTGGCCATGGCCAAAGCTCCCATCGGTCACCGCAGCGGCGAATTTGCCAAGATCATGGCGGAGGTGTCCGAGAACCTCAAGTGGCTGCACCAGACGGCTTCTGAGGTGCTGATGCTCTCTTCGAGCGGCACGGGGGCTCTCGAAGCGGCGATCATCAATGCCTGCTCCCCCGGCGATCGGGTGCTGGTCGGTGCCAACGGCAAATTCGGCGAGCGCTGGGTGGAAGTAGCCCAGGCCTTCGGCCTCGATGTCGAGGTTATCTTCGCTCCTTACGGACAACCCCTCTCTACGGACGCCTTCAAAGCCGCCCTCGAAGCGGACACCGACAAGACCATCAAAGCGGTGGTCGTCACCCACAGCGAGAGTTCGACAGGGGTGATCAACGACTTGGAGACGATCGTGGGTTACATCCGCGCCCACGGCGAGGCGCTGTCGATCGTCGATGCGGTGACCAGCCTCGGGGCGACGAGCGTGCCGGTGGACGCCTGGGGGCTCGATTTTGTCGGCTCCGGCTCGCAAAAAGCTTATATGATCCCGCCGGGACTCGGGTTTTTGGCGGTAAGCGAGCGGGGTTGGGCCGCCTGCGAGCGCTCGACGATGCCGCGCTACTACTTCGACCTGCGCAAGTACCGCAAGGCCCTCAAGAAAAACAACACTCCCTTCACCACGCCGGTCAATCTCGTCTTTGCCCTGCAGACGACGCTGCAGATGCTGAGAGCCGAGGGGCTCGACGCGCTGTTTGCCCGCCACGCCCGCCTGCGCGACGCCACCCGCGCCGCTTTACGCGCTCTGGGGCTGGCGCTGTTCAATCCGGACGACCACTCCGCAAGCCCGGCGATTACCGCCGTCGTGCCGCCGGAGGGTATTGCCTGCGACAAGTTGCGCGCCACGCTCAAGAAGCACTACGACATCGTGATCGCGGGCGGCCAGGGGGAGATGGAAGGGCAGATCGTGCGCATCGGCCATCTAGGCTTCGTGGGTGAGCGCGACGTGCTTACGGCCATCGCTGCCCTCGAAGGCGCCCTGCGCACCCTGGGCTACGACGGCTTCACCCCGGGAAGCGGCGTGGCGGCGGCAAGCGCGGTGCTTTTCGGCTAA